TGATAGGGCATTCATTTTGGGACATGCAATGCAAGTGAGTGTATAAACAACCCATTCACCTAGCAACCTTTGTATAGCAACCTTGTACATCTTGTAAAGCTttgtatagcttcttttctcaaaAGTAATACAAGTGCTTAGTTAATTCTGCCCACACTTGTGCCTCACTACCATCCTTCACATTTCCTTGCCAAGTTTCTTACCTTGGGCATATTTTGTCACCCTTGTTAGTCTATTGTTACTAGACTAACTTAGTGGAAAGGCTTACTAGTATTCATCAAGGGGGAGAAATACTAGTGCCGCACGGTGGTTTCATCGAGCCAATTCATTACCATCGTGACACTTTGAATGTGTGCTCTAATTGCTCTTCTGGCCCATAAttcttttatattaaaaaaacttTTTGTTGGACCTACTCATAATCCAACTTGCATGActcaaatttaatttacaagaaaacaatatatatatatatatatatatatatatatatatatatatatatataacaattttttacataaaaatatgtatacatttattttaattttaaaaaattattattcccATTGAACAGATGCAACTGGATTGCCATACGTATGGCGAGTACTTGAGGTTCGACCTGACCCACCCACCCAGTGATCAGCAATCAGCAATCAGCAATCAGCAAAAGAACCTATACTCCCTGGCACCGCTACAACATAACCCCTTTTCTTTACGAGTTTTTAGAACATATATCCAAGGATTTTGGAAGTCACTTGCTGTCAAGTTGTGTAAACAAACATTGCAATCCACAAGCTACCTTCCTGACATTAGATTGACAAGAGCTTGATTTTCATAGAAAGTACCCACATCCCAATCCTCAGTTGAAGACGAAAGAGTCATAAGTGCTACCACAATTGATCTCATACTTGGCCTTAGTTGAGGATTTTCATGTGTGCAAGCTTTAGCCAACTGGACCATCTGTGAATCAAACAACCAACAAATTTACTAACAAGATTTATAGGACTGTAAATGTTATAGATCGAGTCATATTCTATACAAGTTGTGCACTAAACAAGAAGAATTGCCTTGACAGTAGTAGGTATACACATGCTTTTCTAAGATCAAATTAATTTCACCTTACAAACCGAGTCAAGTGGGTAGTTATCTCCAAGCCTAGGATCAACGAGTTTACGAATACCTTCTTTTGGATCCAGCTCACTGAGAACATCCTCAAACTGCAGCAGTTcaacaaccaaaaaaaaaaaaacctaagttATCGTGAAACAGTTTAGAAGGATATAATATATGGGAAAAACTTGCTAAACTTGATCCACAAAAACATGTGAGTTTTACTTAATTTACGTGTAAATTCCACTAAACAAATTGTGTGTTGAGTTCATAATCGACCAGATTTAGGCAAAAATTTCCTATCATGCAATTCCGTTAGTGGTTTGCAGAGAATGGCAAAATAACAACCAAAGCAACTAGTCCCTTGGACTCGGTAATAATTTCATTTGTCTTGACAACAGCTTCCTTGGCAGATATAAGTTCAAAAAGCACAACTCCAAAAGCATATACATCAATTTTGGGGGAAACATCGCCATATTGAGCATACCTGAACATACATAAATgccaaatcaatcaaaccatttTGCAACCCAttcccaataaaaaaaaaaaaaaagatgggaaACCTAATATAACAACACTACAAATGAAAGGTAAAAAATTGTCGAGAGAAGAACTTACTCTGGAGGCATGTATCCAAATGTACCCACAAGACGTGTGTGCATTGAGGTACTTCCATATTCTGTTAGCTTTGTTAACCCAAAATCTGCAACCTGATCATAAGATTAGTTAGGACACAAGACAAATGACCGTACACTAGAGTGCTAGACTCTACGCCATCAACCCAAAAATAATCACTACCTTTCCACGAAAGTTTTCATCTATTAAAATGTTGGCAGATTTGACATCACGGTGGATATATACAGGAACAGTATGCTCATGGATATATTCAAGTCCTCTAGCTGAATCTAGAGCAATTTGTACCCTAGTCAACCATGGCAATGGATCCCTCTCTGGAAGCAAAAAAGTAAAACATCCATTAGACTCAACTGGCACCAGAAAAGCCTATATGTTCATTATGAAGTTGTATTTTCTCACCTGAGCCGCGCAGATGCTGACTCAAATTACCATTCTCAATGAACTCGTAGACCAAAAATAAGGAACCTTCAACACAATAACCTATTAAGCGCACCTGCCACAATTTTTAAGCTTGGAATATGATATTTATAAGATGATTCAAGTATCTATCAAGCATAATAGTAATTAACTATAATTGCTCATGAAAGTCACAAAAACAACATGTATGTGTACACATTTTTCTGATGCACGTTGAAGTGAAGACATAGGCAAAAACATCATACCAGGTTCAAGTGATGAACATGCGTTAGAACCTTCAGTTCAGCAAGAAACTCCTTGGATGCTTGCATATCCATCTTTTTTATTGCAGCTTTCTGCAAGACATGGAGTAAAGACTGAAAGAATGAGGCAATTTAGGTATAATGTGATGATCATATCATGATTGATTTCTTTTCTTGTTCTTCTATTAATGATAAAGGTGAAAAATCGTGGCTTCAAACCTCGCCTCTAAGTTCAGCATAGTACACTGATCCAAAACCACCTTGTCCAATTTTATTGGCCATGCTAAAGTCATTAGTAGCCTTTGCAAGCTCTTCATATGAGAACTCCACAGATTTGTCCACTGTAATACCTGTAAGACCCGAAGTAGCAACAAAAGAAGTTGCTTTTGAAGTTTTATCATCAGGGGTACTTCCGTAACCTAGATCAACAGGATAAGCACATATTAACCAACAAAGATGCATTTACCAAGTTGGACAATCTTTGAGCATGTTAACTAAGAATGTTGTTAGGTACAATGGCATATGTCGTacataatgatatatatatagttttcatatatttcattcacttaattaCCTCGGCCAGGTTGAGTACAGCGGTTTTCAATTGTTTCTGAGAGTAATGATTTCTTCACCTTGTTTTTCTTATAAAACCTGAAATATATGCAAGACGCAAAAAGTAGAACCCCTGCAACTCCTGCAATAGATATGCCAGCAATAACTCTGCTCGAAATTCCTGCTTCAAATGTTATCGAAGATGACTTCAAGGCAATGCGTTTAAATTGAATTTGACTTTATAGAACATAAGAAAACTGAGAAGAAGCATTCAGGAAATACTCAAGGAATAACATACCGGCTGCACTGCAAAAAATAAGATGAAAATAACAATGGGATGCACTTGTCAGACAACTCCAATtaagcaaagaaaaaaaaagggaaagaaaaagaaataattgCAACATTAGTTCAATTAAAATTGGATTCAAAAGGATGGTATATAAATAAGCTTGGTGTATCTtaccttatttttaatggagggtAGTTTCCAGTTGTGTCTGCAAAAGACAGAAAAATTAGTAAGAGCAAAGACAAGCATAGCTACCACAAATAACATGTGCAGGGTAATGTTTTTTTGCTGCAATGGAAAGTTTTTGGATGGTTTTGTGACGTACAGTTGGTTAAAATCAACAAGAAAACCACCATCCTAAATTGGAGGAAAGTTTTATTGTGATATGATTTTATAGTGTTTAgtaaacttaaaaatataaagtTGATAGCCGATAGGTAACTGATATGATCAGCTACCGTTTGTACAGCtttatttttagagctgtttttTATCAACTAataacttatttaattttattttttatttagaccatattatcctttttcacTTAACTCGAAAATTACTATTATTAATGCTTTTatcttttcatttataattttaatattttaactaGCGTAttacaactttgttaaaatatttatttattataaaaaaaatactttttttacatctaaaaacttaaaattatttataagttttttttttatcaacaataataattactttattatttgtaactatattttaaagttatataataatttttttaaagaatttaattattttcttattttaataacaaattaaatgatataatataataaattaataattatatatttattttaataatataatataataaatttataattttatatttattttaataaatataataaattatatgatatataccattattagtcattttatatATCAATTGTAACAGCTAAACATAATTTTactaaacacttaacataaatcagTTATCATCAGTTATCAGTTATCAGCTAACAATTATAAAattcatcaattaaattaaataaggtcTTAGGCCTGTTTGATTTAACTTGTGAATACAGCTTatagctgttactgttagctgGTAACTGATGAtagctgatttatgttaagtgtttggtaaaactatATTTAGCTTGTTGCtattgatatgtgaaatgactaataagagtatatattatataatttatttaatataaaattataaatttattatattatattatttattttattattaaattaaatatacaattattaaattaatatattacatatttattatattattaaaataaatataaaattattaatatattatattatatcatttattttattattaaaataagaaaataattatttttaaataatttaataactttaaaaatatagataaaataataaagtaattattattgttaataaagaaaaaacttataattaattttaagtttttagatataaataaatattttatattttatgttattaataaaaaatattttaacaaagttgaaatgcgttaattaaaatgttaaaattataaatgaaaaatataaaagtattaataatattaattttttagttaaataaaaaaagataatacagtcaaaataaaaaatgaaatcaaatcagctatcagctgattaGAAATGGCTTTAAAAATAAAGCTGATATAAACTACAGCTGATAGGTACTATGGGTGTATTTGGTTCACTTGTTGgatgcagctgatagctgatagacaccaaaacaggtgaactagagtgtttgataagcttaaaaaaataaaactgatagctgatgggcaactgatatggtacttatcagctgcagtttgtatcaactctatttttagagtcgtttctcatcagctgatagctaatttggttttattttttattttggtcatgttatcttttttatttataattttaacattttaattaaagtattttaaccttgttaaaatatttttttattgataacataaaatataaaatatttatttatatctaaatacttaaaattaattataaatttttttattaacaataataattactttattattttatctatatttttaaagttatttaaatttttttaaagttatttaaatttttttaaataattattttctaatttcaataataaaataaatgatattatacaatAGATTAatgattatatatttattttaataatataataaatattttaataataaaataaataatataatataataattttataattttatatttatttaaataataaaataaattatatgatatatacctttATTAGTCATTTTACGTATCAACAGGAACAGTTAAATATAGTTTTAGCAAACACTTAAAataaatcagctatcagctaacagtaacagctatcGGCTGTATTCAATGGTTAAACCAAACATGCCTTATATCAGCTACTCATTagctatcaattttatttttttaaatttatcaaatactTTAGTTCACCTATTTTGGTGTCTATCAGCCATTAACTGTATTCAACAGGTGAACTAAACACGCCTTAGTCTTTGTTTAAAGTGGACGCTTCATGCTTGAGAATCGAGGCTATGAATCGGAGAAAATTAATAAAAGACAACTGCTGTTTTAACCAGCAAAAGAAGTGAGCAAGAGTAGTTGGGTTGGGCATTCTGTTAATAAGCCAGAGCATATTCACTATGGGGGTAAGGGAGAGTAGTAGTAtactatattaattatatttttaataatatataattaaaaatatttttatgtgaAACTATTTTAAAGATTtgttatgacataaaattttagACAATGTCAATCTATTTAAAAGGTGCCGTTTAATGACCTCTCATGTTTTTAATGAGGGGTCAAGAAAATCCAGAAGAAGAGTGTGGGCTAAAAGTTAAAAAGCCATGCAGCACAAGTCAATCAATACGCCATTTTGATTTCTTACTCTCTTTTATGTTTTTCAAATGAAAATGTCTgattaaattaaacaaaaaaaaaatcatttttttgaTTTTCAGCCAATGTAAGGGCAGATAAAAACCAGGCAAGTGAAGTCAGGGCTCACCGGCCTCATGAACTGATTGGCTAGATTTCATGTTTTTCAAATCAATTAGGACTCATAATATATTCCTTCCTTACTTCCTCTCACAATATTCCCAAAGCTACAAACTATAATTAATGGGGCCATCCTAATGAAAGTGATGAGGGGAAGGGTGTGACATGATGATTTGATTAGCTGGACTGGATTAAAAGAATTGCATTAATTAAATAATGTTAATCTCTAAAGAACAATGATAAGTAAGCGACAAATGTCCATGAATGTTTTGTTTTATTTCCCAACTTTAATATTTTATTCTTGTAAAATAATACCATCATTTGTTCCTAATGGTTAGTTATTTATTTAGAATTATATAATTTCAGTTAAATAAGGGATACATGCATGGCTTAAAAATTAAGTAATTGAATAAATGGTGTTCATGTCTATATAAGCTACccaatagaatatatatatatatatatatatatatatatatatatatatatatatatatatatatatatatatatatatatcccattttattttttttttcaattgattttgttttaattggatttcaatttttaactttcttatttatttcaattaacattgaaattgaaaatttatttatatatggtTCTAAATATAAAATAGTAGAACatcatcaaattaaaatttattattgataTGAAATTTGAACTTAAAATTTAGctcatttaaataatattaaattaaattacaacTTTTTTATAtcacattttaattatttttcaattgaTTTAGCTTTAATagaattaatttcattttttaatttttataaaaatttaaattaaaaaattttcaattttaaatataatatttaaataccacttttttttttttaaattaactctgatttaacttattaatattaaatactAACTTACAAAATTACAAAAGCATTTTAATATTCTAATTCAAGTCTTAAAGAGTATTCATCCTAGTATATATAAGCCGATCAAACTAGCATAAAGACTGACtggtttatttataattattttttaatttataaattaaacttataaattaaaaaaaattaaaaatataactttTCAAATTAATActtataaatcatataaattaatttaataaaatattttattatattattattatttaatttttaaaatttcaatataaattttatttcatattatttttaattattttaataataattattcttaTAAATTATTTCTTAACAAACACTTGTAAATACTTTAATCATATCCCTTTTTTTTACAGAATCATAaccttaaaatttaaatacttaTAACCTTAAATTAGTTATAAGCACCACGGCTATGGAGACTGGAAATTTATGGAGACTTGATGTTGTGTTTCTCAAGTTTTAAAGAATTATATCTTTAAATTACATGTAACTAACCTTTTGCCGGCACGTAAATGATTCCAGTTCCTGCACTAAAATTCATCCCTGGGTTGTACCTCTGCAGCAAGTCGCCCGGTGCACCGGAATCCGCCGCTAGGGACGACAAATTCTCGCCCGGCCGAAGTGGGTATGTGGCGAACAACCCATAATTCTTGGACACACGCTTATCTCCACACGAGCAATTGACGGTGACATTAATACTAGCATGTTCCGGGATCTTAGTAGCGTCATAAATGTTGACCCTATGAACCCAATCCTCGGTGGTGAGGTTAGCAAACGCAATTCCCGCAATTTTACTGTAGGTATCACCAGGCTGTGTATTGTAAGTGAAGGTGTGGCCCAAAAAATCACCATTTAAGCAGTCGCACGAGAAGGGTACGTCGATTCTCGAATCGGCAAGGATGCTGTCTGGGTTTGGGACATGGGGATTGTAAAGGAGGATTTCAGGGATGTTTTGGCTAAAGATTTTGCTGATATAAGTGAGATTTACTCCCGCCCATACATTGTAGGAGGCTAAGGCAAGGTCGCAGCCAGTTTTGCACTTGGCTTCAGCTAATTTCAAGGACAAGAGGAGAAGTACATGAAACAGTTGGATAAATTCAAGTCTTGGGTTTCTATTTGAGGAAATGGTCATTTTTTGGAGTGAGAGAGCATGGGACTCTCAGGTATCATCTGAGCCTGAGAGCGCCCGACAAGTTGAGAGCGTTTCGTTGGTTACGGCGTCTGTTGTCTTCGCCTCCTTAATGCGTCCATTCACAGTGCATATTCTATGATTCGTTGACCAACTTTCGAGTGAAGTTTTAAGTCCCTGGCCCATAGGTTTGGGCAGTGGCCCAAAAGCACATTCTTCTGTGTATCCATGGGTTGATTTGGAAATTGAAATTAGACAGAAGGGAAAGTTTTGCTCCATGAAAGTCAATATTCCATTAAATGGTTTACAAATCTAATTGTCCTTTTCAATTTATACTATTTTTTATCTAGAGCAAGTCTAATTGATGtaaaactttaaaattatttaaaaatcttaaatgattGTCTAACTTTTATGAGAAGAAAATAGCCATACACACACTAATTAATTACGGGTAATGTTTCTTCATGTGGCCCAGTTCCACAGTTTGTCCAAATTGCACAATTCAAAAGGGGCAATCTTCCTTCAACTGCCACAGCTGCACTTTTGTACTAAGCTTAAACAAGATTCTGGGTTCTACCAAGGATGTGACAGTGAACTCTGGAGAATGATTTGTAACTTTTTCCACGTGGATATCAAGTTATTATGGAGTTGGAGATATTTTCTGCTATCGAAATTCTCGGTGATAGGCCAGGAAACCAGAACCAACATCATCCCTTCTCTCTGCTCAAGAACAATTGCTTAGCTCTATACTTACACTAAGTATGGAATCCTCTGCGCTTCTCTCAACTCCCTTTTTACCCTCCAAAATCCAACAGAAACAAAGCTTATCCATCACGGCCATGCAAGAAGCCAAGAACTGCTCAATCAACTCGATTACACTGCCAAAAGATGTATTTCCCAAGTGGGTAAccctaataatatttaataatagacATTGATACTGTATATGTCTCTTGGTGTTTCTTTTGGTTCTAATTCTGAGGTTGGTTCGTATAGGATATGGACACGCATCACCAGAAGCCCAGGCGGCTAACAATCTGCATAATTTCTTCACTTATATTGCTGTTAAGATTGTTTCAACACAGCTTCAGGTTCCTTCTCAACAAAATTTAtagaaactcattgcttttgcgtATCCCTTCTGTTTCTCTATTCTTGCAGGAATGAACATGGCACAATAAGCTCGTTCGTGATAGTTACTGGGAAGTAATAGAATGTGCATTTCTTTTTGGGGTTAAATCATGTGTGTTTAGATAATTTCATCTGCTAAGTGTTTTTCCCTGGAGCAGAGCTATAACCCTGAGGCATACCAAGAGTTGATGGAATTTTTGGGGAGGCACTCCTTGAATGATGGGGACAAGTTTTGTGCCAGTTTGATGCGTGAATCTTCAAGGCATCAGAGTTAAGGTATATATGTAATATGCTAATCACAACTctcctttcaccataaatccagCAGCAAGTCATGTTGAATAAGATCTAACAGCTGAATTTTTCTGAAACTATCTACTCATCTGGCATCCACGTTATAGCTCTACGCATTCTGGAGGTCAGGAGATGTGCAAGTCACTGGTTtcatttcctttgtttttatcacCACAATATCATCAACAATGTTCTAAATGTATATGCCATTTTGGGGTATATAGGTGCGGTCCGCATATTGTAAAACTGATTTTGAATGGGACAACTTGAAGCGATTAGCTAACAAGGTCAGAGCCCAGTTTATTTCGTTTGTGATTTTCCTCAGCTGATGGTAGATATTTAATCATCTTTATTTCTTTCGTCTTCGCATTTGCTTCTTGTTTTTCTTGCAGATGGTCAATGACTCTAACATGAGGCTCATGAGAGATTTTGTCTTGGAAGCCAGTCATATAGACGCAGAAAGTGACAAGTGATCAAACACTGAGCACCAGCACCGCAGTGTCTTAAACAAACATTATGTCGTATCATCCATTATTATAATAAATGCAATAGATAGAATTGAATTGATAAGGTATATACATCTTCTTGGTATATATGTTCTGAAAGTTCAGCCAGAGAATGGAAATTGTTGGAGGCCAAACGCCATAGAAACAAGAACCGCTTTATGAGGAAAGCAACTTCACTCTGGAGACACTGCCAACAATATTTTACTTGTAATGATACCCTCAATTGCGGTATCTGGATTTCAGGAGTTTTTACCCAGTTTGATTGGCACCATTTAATATGTTAGCAATGAGTACATGACCAACTGTGCAAGTTCTGCCTAAACAGAAAAGCAAAATTATTTACTCTTTTGAGTATTTTCCTGCAAGCCTAAACTGTTGTCACTTCATGTCCCTTCCATGGCTGCAAAACATAGCCAATTTAAATATGGTAAATAAAAGAAAGGATTCATAATCATAACTGATTTCTCATCTCTCTCTATCTTTGTGCGTGAAAAGGAGGCAAAGCATAATCAATGTCAACTATTGCAAGGAAGTGTAACTTAATTCTCTTTATGGACAACAAATTACCATAGTATACCGACGGATGTCATTGGAAGCATGTATATGCCCAGTGCTGAAGTACGACTGAGCATATTcatcaattttctcaaccctgCAAGTCAAATGTTGGGGTCCAATCAAATTCATAAACACTAGATGTCAgaatctcattttttttttctctaagttTTGAATCAGAATACAATCTGAACATAAATGTTGCTTTTACCTGTAAACATAGTTCACCATGATACCTCCACTTTGACGAAGGCCTTTCTCAGATCGGTCTGCCATCCAATTTATTCTTTCAATCATCTGTTGATCatcaaatatcagaaattaatttatagaacTTCTTAACTTAGGAAGCTTGCTGCTTCTGGGTTGCCCACTCTCTATTTGTTAAAATGCACTCCTTAAAAACACATTCAACCTCTACATCTACTGTAACAATCCTTTCCAAATCAATCCATAGTAAAATAAGAAATATAAATGTTAACTAAGAAACTACAATAGTTCTGTCCATTGATGTGAATTCCAGGAAGGACTCAATTACTACTTCACAGATTGAGGTTGTACAACATACCGCTCCATTTTGCAAGTGAAAATTTGCAACAGAATCAAGagcttttcctctc
The Hevea brasiliensis isolate MT/VB/25A 57/8 chromosome 18, ASM3005281v1, whole genome shotgun sequence genome window above contains:
- the LOC110668689 gene encoding lysM domain receptor-like kinase 3; translated protein: MTISSNRNPRLEFIQLFHVLLLLSLKLAEAKCKTGCDLALASYNVWAGVNLTYISKIFSQNIPEILLYNPHVPNPDSILADSRIDVPFSCDCLNGDFLGHTFTYNTQPGDTYSKIAGIAFANLTTEDWVHRVNIYDATKIPEHASINVTVNCSCGDKRVSKNYGLFATYPLRPGENLSSLAADSGAPGDLLQRYNPGMNFSAGTGIIYVPAKDTTGNYPPLKISAAAGISSRVIAGISIAGVAGVLLFASCIYFRFYKKNKVKKSLLSETIENRCTQPGRGITVDKSVEFSYEELAKATNDFSMANKIGQGGFGSVYYAELRGEKAAIKKMDMQASKEFLAELKVLTHVHHLNLVRLIGYCVEGSLFLVYEFIENGNLSQHLRGSERDPLPWLTRVQIALDSARGLEYIHEHTVPVYIHRDVKSANILIDENFRGKVADFGLTKLTEYGSTSMHTRLVGTFGYMPPEYAQYGDVSPKIDVYAFGVVLFELISAKEAVVKTNEIITESKGLVALFEDVLSELDPKEGIRKLVDPRLGDNYPLDSVCKMVQLAKACTHENPQLRPSMRSIVVALMTLSSSTEDWDVGTFYENQALVNLMSGR